A part of Toxotes jaculatrix isolate fToxJac2 chromosome 24, fToxJac2.pri, whole genome shotgun sequence genomic DNA contains:
- the LOC121177899 gene encoding ETS translocation variant 5-like isoform X1, protein MDGFYDQQVPFVVPESKRHTEDAEICLSVRKRKFVDTELAQDTEELFQDLSQLQEIWIAEAQVPDDEQFVPDFQSNNLMFHGPPVSKVKREPSPSKHLSPCRTPQADMCLYSYSACDTKPALPPASTAAVHCGSNHPTGPPPLQRQLQPSTPQLTGSCPPSHVPALSPSHHHSLPPSNQNPQFALPRPPISCPAAPFSREQRFQRQLSEPSLSFLPPEKAANTQFPPSSRDGRPLYQRHLSEPLVPLGPRGFKQELVDPRYPERGPPGPGLAQPQTTFNHVTIKQEPRDFGFDSEVHTCQSSSLMYQNNSIGFGRDREPRLYYDDTCVVPERLEGKVKQEALPYQRRGSLQLWQFLLTLLDNPANGHLIVWTGRNMEFKLIDPEEVARLWGIQKNRPAMNYDKLSRSLRYYYEKGIMQKVAGERYVYKFVCSSEALFSMAFPDNQRPSLKADPDAMPPPSEEDGLPLPSYEEEGPYLADGGEQGTQGLAFPDSYLY, encoded by the exons ATGGACGGCTTTTATGACCAACAGGTCCCTTTTGTGGTTCCTGAGAGT AAACGTCACACAGAAGACGCAGAGATATGTCTCAGCGTCAGGAAACGGAAGTTCGTGGACACAGAGCTGGCTCAGGACACAGAGG AACTTTTTCAAGATCTGAGCCAGCTCCAAGAAATCTGGATTGCAGAAG cTCAGGTTCCTGATGACGAGCAGTTTGTCCCGGATTTCCAGTCCAACAACT tgatgTTTCATGGACCGCCCGTCAGCAAGGTGAAACGAGAGCCCAGTCCGTCCAAACACCTGTCTCCCTGCAGAACGCCTCAAGCTGACATGTGCCTTTACAGTTACAG TGCCTGTGACACTAAGccagctctgcctccagccTCCACAGCTGCAGTACACTGTGGCTCCAACCATCCAACCGGACCTCCACCCTTACAGAGGCAGCTACAGCCATCGACCCCCCAGCTGACCGGTAGCTGCCCCCCGAGCCACGTTCCTGCCCTGAgcccctcccaccaccacagCCTCCCACCTTCCAACCAAAACCCTCAGTTTGCTCTGCCACGTCCCCCCATCAGCTGCCCCGCTGCACCTTTCAGCAGGGAACAAAG GTTCCAGCGGCAGCTGTCAGAGCCCAGCTTGTCCTTCCTCCCCCCAGAgaaagcagcaaacacacagttccCCCCCTCGAGCCGTGATGGGCGCCCACTGTACCAGCGCCACCTCTCAGAGCCCCTGGTGCCCCTCGGCCCCCGAGGTTTCAAACAAGAGCTGGTGGACCCACGATACCCAGAGCGGGGGCCACCTGGTCCAGGTCTGGCCCAGCCTCAGACCACCTTCAACCATGTCACAATCAAACAGGAGCCGAGAGACTTTGGCTTCGACTCAG AGGTTCACACCTGCCAGTCGTCATCCCTCATGTACCAGAACAACAGTATTG GATTTGGTCGTGACAGAGAGCCACGCCTGTACTACGACGACACCTGCGTTGTGCCAGAAAGGCTGGAAG GTAAGGTGAAGCAGGAGGCTTTGCCGTACCAGCGGCGCGGCTCCCTGCAGCTCTGGCAGTTTCTGCTCACGCTGCTTGACAACCCAGCTAACGGACACCTGATTGTGTGGACGGGACGCAACATGGAGTTTAAATTGATCGACCCTGAAGAG GTGGCCCGGCTCTGGGGGATTCAGAAGAATCGACCGGCCATGAACTACGACAAGCTGAGCCGCTCGCTGAGGTACTACTACGAGAAGGGCATCATGCAGAAG GTGGCTGGGGAACGGTACGTCTACAAGTTTGTTTGCAGCTCTGAGGCGCTCTTCTCCATGGCTTTCCCGGACAATCAGAGGCCGAGCCTGAAGGCCGACCCAGACGCCATGCCGCCCCCCAGCGAGGAGGACGGCCTCCCTCTGCCCAGCTACGAGGAAGAGGGTCCGTACCTGGCTGACGGAGGAGAGCAGGGCACCCAGGGACTGGCTTTCCCTGACAGCTACCTGTACTAG
- the LOC121177899 gene encoding ETS translocation variant 5-like isoform X2 codes for MDGFYDQQVPFVVPESKRHTEDAEICLSVRKRKFVDTELAQDTEELFQDLSQLQEIWIAEAQVPDDEQFVPDFQSNNLMFHGPPVSKVKREPSPSKHLSPCRTPQADMCLYSYSACDTKPALPPASTAAVHCGSNHPTGPPPLQRQLQPSTPQLTGSCPPSHVPALSPSHHHSLPPSNQNPQFALPRPPISCPAAPFSREQRFQRQLSEPSLSFLPPEKAANTQFPPSSRDGRPLYQRHLSEPLVPLGPRGFKQELVDPRYPERGPPGPGLAQPQTTFNHVTIKQEPRDFGFDSEVHTCQSSSLMYQNNSIGFGRDREPRLYYDDTCVVPERLEGKVKQEALPYQRRGSLQLWQFLLTLLDNPANGHLIVWTGRNMEFKLIDPEEVARLWGIQKNRPAMNYDKLSRSLRYYYEKGIMQKVKVAGERYVYKFVCSSEALFSMAFPDNQRPSLKADPDAMPPPSEEDGLPLPSYEEEGPYLADGGEQGTQGLAFPDSYLY; via the exons ATGGACGGCTTTTATGACCAACAGGTCCCTTTTGTGGTTCCTGAGAGT AAACGTCACACAGAAGACGCAGAGATATGTCTCAGCGTCAGGAAACGGAAGTTCGTGGACACAGAGCTGGCTCAGGACACAGAGG AACTTTTTCAAGATCTGAGCCAGCTCCAAGAAATCTGGATTGCAGAAG cTCAGGTTCCTGATGACGAGCAGTTTGTCCCGGATTTCCAGTCCAACAACT tgatgTTTCATGGACCGCCCGTCAGCAAGGTGAAACGAGAGCCCAGTCCGTCCAAACACCTGTCTCCCTGCAGAACGCCTCAAGCTGACATGTGCCTTTACAGTTACAG TGCCTGTGACACTAAGccagctctgcctccagccTCCACAGCTGCAGTACACTGTGGCTCCAACCATCCAACCGGACCTCCACCCTTACAGAGGCAGCTACAGCCATCGACCCCCCAGCTGACCGGTAGCTGCCCCCCGAGCCACGTTCCTGCCCTGAgcccctcccaccaccacagCCTCCCACCTTCCAACCAAAACCCTCAGTTTGCTCTGCCACGTCCCCCCATCAGCTGCCCCGCTGCACCTTTCAGCAGGGAACAAAG GTTCCAGCGGCAGCTGTCAGAGCCCAGCTTGTCCTTCCTCCCCCCAGAgaaagcagcaaacacacagttccCCCCCTCGAGCCGTGATGGGCGCCCACTGTACCAGCGCCACCTCTCAGAGCCCCTGGTGCCCCTCGGCCCCCGAGGTTTCAAACAAGAGCTGGTGGACCCACGATACCCAGAGCGGGGGCCACCTGGTCCAGGTCTGGCCCAGCCTCAGACCACCTTCAACCATGTCACAATCAAACAGGAGCCGAGAGACTTTGGCTTCGACTCAG AGGTTCACACCTGCCAGTCGTCATCCCTCATGTACCAGAACAACAGTATTG GATTTGGTCGTGACAGAGAGCCACGCCTGTACTACGACGACACCTGCGTTGTGCCAGAAAGGCTGGAAG GTAAGGTGAAGCAGGAGGCTTTGCCGTACCAGCGGCGCGGCTCCCTGCAGCTCTGGCAGTTTCTGCTCACGCTGCTTGACAACCCAGCTAACGGACACCTGATTGTGTGGACGGGACGCAACATGGAGTTTAAATTGATCGACCCTGAAGAG GTGGCCCGGCTCTGGGGGATTCAGAAGAATCGACCGGCCATGAACTACGACAAGCTGAGCCGCTCGCTGAGGTACTACTACGAGAAGGGCATCATGCAGAAGGTAAAG GTGGCTGGGGAACGGTACGTCTACAAGTTTGTTTGCAGCTCTGAGGCGCTCTTCTCCATGGCTTTCCCGGACAATCAGAGGCCGAGCCTGAAGGCCGACCCAGACGCCATGCCGCCCCCCAGCGAGGAGGACGGCCTCCCTCTGCCCAGCTACGAGGAAGAGGGTCCGTACCTGGCTGACGGAGGAGAGCAGGGCACCCAGGGACTGGCTTTCCCTGACAGCTACCTGTACTAG